A genomic segment from Triticum dicoccoides isolate Atlit2015 ecotype Zavitan chromosome 1A, WEW_v2.0, whole genome shotgun sequence encodes:
- the LOC119281991 gene encoding NADPH-dependent aldo-keto reductase, chloroplastic-like isoform X2, whose product MAESFVLNTGARIPSVGLGTAKTEPGTVGEAVYAAIKAFGEMAESFVLNTGARIPSVGLGTAKTEPGTVGEAVYAAIKAGYRHIDCAPAYRNEKEIGLALKKLFEDYVVKREDLFISSKLWSGNHAPEDVPEGIDTTLEDLQLEYLDLFLIHAPVRTNKGAVRTAENYITLDVPATWGAMEKLYDSGKARAIGVGNFSCKRMEDLLAIARVTPAVNQVESHPGWQQMKLRELCESNGVHLSAYSPLGRPGSPAFTGPSFLSNPIVISIAEKLQRSPAQVALRWGLQMGQSVLPKSINETRIKENFNILDWSIPEDLMSKFSEIPQIKTLRAEFVVHPQGIYKTVEDFWDGEI is encoded by the exons ATGGCCGAATCCTTCGTCCTCAACACCGGAGCAAGAATACCGTCAGTTGGCCTCGGCACGGCGAAAACAGAGCCCGGGACCGTCGGGGAGGCCGTCTACGCTGCCATCAAG GCTTTTGGAGAGATGGCCGAATCCTTCGTCCTCAACACCGGAGCAAGAATACCGTCAGTTGGCCTCGGCACGGCGAAAACAGAGCCCGGGACCGTCGGGGAGGCCGTCTACGCTGCCATCAAG GCTGGATATCGGCATATTGATTGCGCTCCAGCGTACCGCAATGAGAAGGAG ATTGGTTTGGCTCTGAAGAAACTGTTTGAGGATTATGTGGTTAAGCGTGAAGATTTGTTTATCTCTTCTAAGTTGTG GTCTGGTAATCACGCCCCAGAAGATGTGCCAGAGGGCATTGACACTACTCTTGAAGATTTGCAACTGGAGTACTTAGACCTGTTCCTT ATCCACGCTCCAGTCCGAACTAATAAAGGAGCTGTCCGAACCGCTGAAAACTATATTACTCTTGATGTCCCTGCTACATGGGGGGCGATGGAGAAGTTATACGACTCCGGCAAGGCTCGTGCAATCGGCGTGGGCAACTTTTCTTGTAAGAGGATGGAGGATTTGCTTGCCATTGCTAGAGTAACTCCTGCTGTCAACCAGGTTGAGTCCCATCCAGGTTGGCAGCAAATGAAACTCCGCGAACTTTGCGAGTCAAATGGTGTTCATCTTTCT GCATATTCACCCTTAGGTAGGCCTGGATCACCTGCGTTCACGGGTCCAAGCTTTCTTAGCAACCCTATTGTCATCTCTATTGCCGAGAAGTTGCAGAGAAGTCCTGCACAGGTTGCTCTACGCTGGGGCCTTCAAATGGGTCAGAGTGTGCTTCCAAAAAGCATCAATGAAACAAGGATAAAGGAGAACTTTAACATATTGGACTGGTCTATTCCTGAAGATTTGATGTCAAAGTTCTCTGAAATACCACAG ATTAAGACTCTAAGAGCTGAATTTGTAGTTCACCCGCAAGGTATTTACAAAACCGTGGAGGATTTTTGGGATGGTGAAATCTGA
- the LOC119282010 gene encoding aldo-keto reductase family 4 member C10-like → MAESFVLNTGARIPSVGLGTATGKAEPGVVRDAVYAAVKAGYRHIDCAPAYRNEKEIGLALKKLFDEGVVKREDLFITSKLWSGNQAPEDVPEGIDTTLEDLQLDYLDLFLIHAPLRSKKGDTPAPENFLPVDIPATWGAMEKLYASGKARAIGVSNFSCKRMEDLLAIASVPPAVNQVECHPGWQQMKLRELCQSKGVHLSAYSPLGKHGSPGSMGPSFLSNPIVISVAEKLNKTPAQVALRWGLQMGQSVLPKSTNETRIKENLSIFDWSIPEDLMANFSEIQQVKVLRAEFVVHPQGIFKTVEDFWDGEI, encoded by the exons ATGGCTGAATCCTTTGTGCTCAACACCGGTGCAAGGATCCCATCAGTTGGCCTCGGCACGGCGACGGGGAAGGCCGAACCCGGCGTCGTACGGGACGCCGTCTACGCCGCCGTCAAG GCTGGATATCGGCATATCGACTGTGCTCCAGCGTACCGCAATGAGAAGGAG ATTGGTCTCGCTCTCAAGAAATTATTTGATGAAGGCGTGGTTAAGCGTGAAGATCTATTTATCACTTCTAAGTTGTG GTCTGGTAACCAAGCCCCAGAAGATGTGCCGGAGGGCATTGACACCACTCTTGAAGATTTGCAGCTGGACTACTTAGACCTTTTCCTT ATCCATGCTCCACTTCGTTCGAAGAAAGGTGACACCCCAGCCCCTGAAAACTTTCTTCCTGTTGACATTCCTGCTACTTGGGGAGCAATGGAGAAGTTATATGCCTCTGGCAAGGCCCGTGCGATCGGTGTGAGTAACTTTTCTTGTAAGAGGATGGAGGATTTGCTTGCCATTGCAAGTGTACCTCCAGCAGTCAACCAGGTTGAGTGCCATCCAGGTTGGCAGCAAATGAAACTCAGGGAACTTTGCCAGTCAAAGGGTGTTCATCTTTCT GCATATTCACCCTTAGGAAAACATGGATCACCTGGATCCATGGGTCCAAGCTTTCTTAGCAATCCCATTGTCATCTCTGTTGCGGAGAAGTTAAACAAAACTCCTGCGCAGGTTGCCCTACGCTGGGGTCTTCAAATGGGCCAGAGTGTACTCCCGAAAAGCACCAATGAAACAAGAATAAAGGAGAACTTAAGCATATTTGACTGGTCTATCCCTGAAGATTTGATggcgaatttctctgaaattcagcaG GTTAAGGTGCTAAGAGCTGAATTTGTGGTTCACCCCCAAGGTATTTTCAAAACCGTGGAGGATTTTTGGGATGGTGAAATCTGA
- the LOC119307172 gene encoding V-type proton ATPase subunit C-like: MPTKYLIAALPVQSAGGDVAAAENSLWRSLEDSISQHSIDTPLYRFTVPALKGGTLDSLLALSDDLIRSNLFIEGASHRIRRQIEDLERNGGAGEGGALITVDGVPVDSYLSRFVWDEGKYPTKSPLKDIIASILSRISKIEDEIKVQAAKYNSCKNHLRTVYRKQSFIVRDLSNLVKPEDIITSEHLATLLAIVPKCSQKDWLSCYESLDTFVVPRSSTRLYEDDEYALYTVTLFAKVVGNFKAHAQERGFLIRDFVYSPEAQGSEKDDLEKLLQDEEAMRTSLLQLLYARYSEVFSSWMHICAVFVFAESILRYGLSPSILCVVLAPSTQSEKKVRNILEEHCGNVNSNDFWKSDDDGLGGEIHPYVSSTMNVV, translated from the exons ATGCCGACGAAATACTTGATCGCCGCCCTCCCCGTACAATCCGCCGGCGGCGACGTCGCCGCCGCCGAGAACTCCCTCTGGCGCAGCCTCGAGGACTCCATCTCCCAGCACTCCATCGACACCCCCCTCTACCGT TTCACCGTCCCCGCCCTCAAAGGCGGCACGCTCGACTCCCTCCTCGCCCTCAGCGACGACCTCATCAgg TCGAACCTCTTCATCGAGGGGGCCTCGCACAGGATCAGGAGGCAGATCGAGGACCTGGAGCGCAACGGAggcgccggcgagggcggcgccCTGATCACCGTCGACGGCGTCCCAGTCGACTCCTACCTCTCCAG GTTTGTGTGGGATGAGGGAAAGTACCCAACAAAGTCGCCACTCAAGGACATCATCGCCAGCATCCTGTCGCGGATCTCCAAGATCGAGGATGAGATCAAG GTTCAAGCAGCAAAGTATAATTCTTGTAAGAACCACCTTAGAACAGTCTACAGAAAGCAAAGT TTTATCGTGCGTGATCTGTCGAACCTGGTAAAACCAGAGGATATAATCACTTCGGAACATCTAGCAACACTTCTTgctattgttccaaaatgctcccaGAAGGACTGGTTGTCATGCTATGAGTCACTTGACACCTTTGTG GTACCGAGATCATCCACAAGGCTTTATGAGGATGATGAATATGCGCTCTACACCGTCACATTATTTGCGAAGGTTGTTGGCAACTTTAAAGCACATGCTCAAGAGAGAGGTTTTCTG ATCCGTGATTTTGTGTATAGTCCTGAAGCACAGGGAAGTGAGAAGGATGACCTGGAAAAGCTGCTGCAAGACGAGGAAGCTATGAGAACCTCTCTTCTGCAACTATTATATGCCAGATACAGTGAG GTATTCAGTTCCTGGATGCACATATGTGCTGTATTTGTCTTTGCAGAGAGCATTCTTAGATATGGTCTGTCACCATCAATCCTG TGTGTCGTTCTAGCACCGTCTACGCAGAGCGAAAAAAAAGTAAGGAACATCTTAGAAGAGCATTGTGGAAATGTCAATAG CAATGATTTCTGGAAATCTGACGATGATGGTCTCGGAGGTGAAATCCACCCTTATGTATCCTCCACCATGAATGTCGTGTGA
- the LOC119281991 gene encoding NADPH-dependent aldo-keto reductase, chloroplastic-like isoform X1, translating into MAESFVLNTGARIPSVGLGTAKTEPGTVGEAVYAAIKQAFGEMAESFVLNTGARIPSVGLGTAKTEPGTVGEAVYAAIKAGYRHIDCAPAYRNEKEIGLALKKLFEDYVVKREDLFISSKLWSGNHAPEDVPEGIDTTLEDLQLEYLDLFLIHAPVRTNKGAVRTAENYITLDVPATWGAMEKLYDSGKARAIGVGNFSCKRMEDLLAIARVTPAVNQVESHPGWQQMKLRELCESNGVHLSAYSPLGRPGSPAFTGPSFLSNPIVISIAEKLQRSPAQVALRWGLQMGQSVLPKSINETRIKENFNILDWSIPEDLMSKFSEIPQIKTLRAEFVVHPQGIYKTVEDFWDGEI; encoded by the exons ATGGCCGAATCCTTCGTCCTCAACACCGGAGCAAGAATACCGTCAGTTGGCCTCGGCACGGCGAAAACAGAGCCCGGGACCGTCGGGGAGGCCGTCTACGCTGCCATCAAG CAGGCTTTTGGAGAGATGGCCGAATCCTTCGTCCTCAACACCGGAGCAAGAATACCGTCAGTTGGCCTCGGCACGGCGAAAACAGAGCCCGGGACCGTCGGGGAGGCCGTCTACGCTGCCATCAAG GCTGGATATCGGCATATTGATTGCGCTCCAGCGTACCGCAATGAGAAGGAG ATTGGTTTGGCTCTGAAGAAACTGTTTGAGGATTATGTGGTTAAGCGTGAAGATTTGTTTATCTCTTCTAAGTTGTG GTCTGGTAATCACGCCCCAGAAGATGTGCCAGAGGGCATTGACACTACTCTTGAAGATTTGCAACTGGAGTACTTAGACCTGTTCCTT ATCCACGCTCCAGTCCGAACTAATAAAGGAGCTGTCCGAACCGCTGAAAACTATATTACTCTTGATGTCCCTGCTACATGGGGGGCGATGGAGAAGTTATACGACTCCGGCAAGGCTCGTGCAATCGGCGTGGGCAACTTTTCTTGTAAGAGGATGGAGGATTTGCTTGCCATTGCTAGAGTAACTCCTGCTGTCAACCAGGTTGAGTCCCATCCAGGTTGGCAGCAAATGAAACTCCGCGAACTTTGCGAGTCAAATGGTGTTCATCTTTCT GCATATTCACCCTTAGGTAGGCCTGGATCACCTGCGTTCACGGGTCCAAGCTTTCTTAGCAACCCTATTGTCATCTCTATTGCCGAGAAGTTGCAGAGAAGTCCTGCACAGGTTGCTCTACGCTGGGGCCTTCAAATGGGTCAGAGTGTGCTTCCAAAAAGCATCAATGAAACAAGGATAAAGGAGAACTTTAACATATTGGACTGGTCTATTCCTGAAGATTTGATGTCAAAGTTCTCTGAAATACCACAG ATTAAGACTCTAAGAGCTGAATTTGTAGTTCACCCGCAAGGTATTTACAAAACCGTGGAGGATTTTTGGGATGGTGAAATCTGA